Within Astyanax mexicanus isolate ESR-SI-001 chromosome 2, AstMex3_surface, whole genome shotgun sequence, the genomic segment TCCTAGCAGTCACTGAGTCATCAGAAGTGGAATGTCTTTAAACGGTAGAGTGTACCGCAGCCACCACACCTAGCAGGAGTTGACTCCTGCTCCTTCTGTGTGATGGCTAGCATTGAAGTTGCTCCCCTCCAAAGGTCTTCCAGTGAAGCCAGAGCTGCACGGTGTACACCCGTCAACTTCATTGGGTTTTCAAGTGGGCACCCCACTTCATGGATGTTTCGTCAACAAGCCCACGACACCTCGGTGGGGCTTGACAGCAGAACCAGCGTCCTGGAACTGCTCCCTCTGTCGATCTGGGACCTACCGTGCAACTCTACTCCCCTCCTCTCTGCCTACCTGGCTCCGCCAATGTTCACTCCGCTTCAGCCACAGCCACCTAGATGCCTGCTCTGCCTGCTTTGAGATGCTATTCACTAGGTTCTTGCGGGTTGCACCTCTTACCCCAAGACTGCCTAGTGCTCTCCAGAGGGACTGACCTGGGAACCCCCTGCACCCCATCTCCACTGGTAGGTTCCAGGCTCTCCAGCCCCTCTGCTGGCTCTCTGCAATGAGTGGCTGGTACTTCCCCAACTTGCGCTGATGTGCCTCCTCTATCCTCTCCTCCCAGGGTACCGTTAACTCTATCAAAGCCACCTGCTTTGTTGCAGGAGACCAGAGCACAATATCTGGTCAGAGGCTGGTGATGGCAATTTCTTCTGGGAACCTGAGTTGCCTTCCCAGATCCAAcaaattagctagttagttagctagtaacctagttaggttagcatggtttAACAAGATAGAttgctatctagctagctagttaatcgGTTAGCTTAGTGTTATCGGATTGCTTACTTACAGACTGTTTTAGCTAATCGAGGGTTAGTAAGCGAATGTTTGTTTTCCTTCGTGTAAGCACAGATCCATAGCTAACACATATACCCTGCTAGTTTAGCTATAGCTGCATGGCCAGGCTCCGTTCGGTTACTGTTAGCATGcatgctagttagctaggttagctaaagtaACTTCACTGTTTCCGTTAGCTGCTAGACACACAACTTATTTAGCTACAGTTTTTAACTTACCAACAAAGTCTACATCGATGGCTCTTCGTTTTCGTTCATTAATTCTTTTGCTTTTTCGCTCACCCTCCATTACACTCTCTTCTCCAGACTCAGAGCGAGGACAGCACGGAATAACGATGACACACGTTGGCTCCTCTACTGGCTCAGTTACCTCCAAAAAACGTTCTGAACCTGGATTGCGAGTATTGTCCCACATGACGACAGAGGCCAGTTTAGGAGCTACTCCAGACAGCTGCACATCTCTTAGTACCCTGATTATGTTTCGctgtttcattttaaaatatcggtgcatttagttgtttattttattgaatattattaataatatatataattcaaacttttcaaaaaacataaataagaaAACCAACAGTCTGTAACTAATACTTCAGAAAAATGTTTAACATTATGAAATAATTGTATTTCTCATCTCACtgagtacagttttgtttataaCCCAGTTATGATAgagattttaattaaaaatattaataatatcttaatagtGAAATTGACTCATgagacattccaggattttggtacatttcaggggtggtcatagacatagactatcaaaaagtttgattcctcaagctcaggtatcgaagcagttttttttaaattagatgcTTAAGTtggtatgcaatatatttggtgcaaccctgttaccaatacttaaaatcctgtaaaatGTTTTGCAAATCTTTTGCCAACATGTAAAGAAAGACATGACAAGCCAAGATTTGATTTCAGGTAATTACTGGTTTCCTTACATTTTATTGACTTTCAAAGTCTTTCTTAGCTGAAATGTCAAAATTTGTATGTGTTGTGGTTTTATTTTCAGATGTTTGCTGAACTGTACATAGAATGAATTATTCAAACTTTTTAAGGGCAGTGGTATTAACATTTGCAAGATAAGGATATTATACAAcattattttagttaaaaatgttacAGCAACAGGGTTGAGgttgagtaacagggttgcgggGGTTGAATGAAAATCTGTAAAGACCCAATAAAATGCCATGAATAGAAGCCCATTACACAGGATTactaaaatgcttttttattcACCAAACTTCCATGAAGGCACAAGTAGGAATGTGATTCATCAATGTAGTATCAATAGAACAGTACTCagctttttaaatttcattttagaTTGAGCTCAACAGGTATGTGGTTTTATACCTCTCCTTTTAAAAGTTTTCACCAAAATCGAGCATGAACTATACAAAATGGAATTCATTAATGTAACTCATCAATGTAATATCATCAAGAACAGTACAAAAATTGTATAAAGATCAGTCTGTTATCATTTTATACTGAAAACCTCTTTTATACTTAAACctctttttataatattttcaacaaaattaaacatgaattataaaaactaaacatgatttttttaaagaaatgagccaattgctttttaaaaatagcatttattatttaattgcttGCCAAAGCTACTTTACCATCTAAAATACACcagctaaaatgagctaaaaatattaagaaaaaactCCTGTCCACCGAATTTGGTgcgaatccatcaaaaaaaaatcGGCCATCTTGAAAGTGTTGGCCTCTAAATGTAATGAATTCATGTGCCAGTCCCAGAGCATGAGCACACCGAATTCTATCCACCTGTCCAAAAGTTATGGGCCAAACAAAAATTATCCATCTTGAAAGTCCTAGGATGGCTTTGAAATATTTTAGGGTGGCTTGAGCTCCCCTAGAATTGGGCTAAGGATGTCCATGATTGTGACTAtaatttcacttaaaatgtttaattagaagtcaaagtcaaagtgttttttattgtcatttcagctatatacagagtacacagtgaaacgaaacaacgttcctccagggaccatggtgcatataaacacagtgtagacagaacaataagtgcaacagtacaaaagtgcagacagacaatacaacacaatacagacaaagaataataaataacaagacagtatgcaaattatgcagtgtgcaaaaaaaagaccagtgaggtagtaatcacctctattacacagtgtgcaatagagtccagtgaggtagaaGTAAgtggtaagtggggtaagagtgtgtgtgcatgtacagaaaaaccattcagtctctgcagttgaggagtctgatggcttgggggtagaagctgttgcagaatctggtcgtgctggaccggatgctgcggtaccttcttcccgaaggcaggagggagaacagtttgtgtgaaggatgggtggggtcattcacaatgctggttgctttgcggatgctgcgggtggtgtaaatgtccgtgatggaggggagagagacgccgatgatcctctcagctgtcctcacaatacgctggagggtcttgcggtcagagacggtgcaggtcccaaaccaggcagtgatgcagctgctcaggatgctctcaatggtccctctatagaagagtgtgaggatgggtggagggagatgggcctttctcagcttccggaggaagtagagacgctgctgggctttcttggctgtagagctggtgttcagggtccaggtgaggttatctgctaagtggacaccaaggaacttggtgctcttaaaaatctccacagaggacccgtcgatgttgagtggagagtgggtgtgttgtgcgctcctgaagtcaacaaccatttcctttgtcttgtccacattcaggtgaaggttgttgactgtacaccagtctgtcagccgctgcacctcctctctgtatgctgactcgtcgcctttggtgatgagacccagcacggttgtatcatcggcgaacttgataaagctgttagaactgtgttttgcagcacagtcatgagtcagcagggtgaacagcagaggacttaggacactgccctggggggccccagtgttcagtgtgatggtgctggaggtgctgcccccgaaccggactgactggggtctccccgtcagaaagtccaggatccagttgcagaggggggtgttgaggccgagcgagcttagcttcctgatgaggttctgtgggatgatggtgttgaatgctgaactgaagtctataaacagcattctgacataAGTgtccttctccaggtgggtgagggagagatgaagggtggtggtgatggcatcgtccgtggagcgattgggacgatacgcaaactgcagggcgtccagtgaagagggcagttgtgtcttgatgttcctcatgactagcctctcgaagcacttcatgatgatgggtgtaagtgcaacgggacggtagtcctTGAGGCAGGatactgtggacttcttcggcacggggacgatggtggtggacttgaggcacgttgggacagtggcgctgcacagggagatgttgaagatgtccgtgagaacatctgtcagctggtctgcgcactccctgagcactctgccagggatgctgtctggtcctgcagctttccgtgggttgactctgcgcagagtgttcctcacgtccactgcagtcaggcacaacacctgctcgtccggcttgggcatagTCTTTCTCAAcaacgtgttgttttgtgcctcaaaccgtgcataaaagttattcagggcatcagggagggaggcatcacgttcacaggacggtggcattgtcctgtaattggtgattgcctggatgccctgccacatgcgccgcacgtcacccgtgtccttgaagtggctgtggattctctgggtgtgtgcgcgctttgcctctctgatggctcgtgacaggtcggctctctctttcctcagggccaccttgtcacccactctgaaggcggagtcgcaggtcctcagcagcgcacgtacctcagcagtcatccaaggcttctggtttgggcgtgtggtgatggtcttggagacagtgacatcatcaatacacttgctgatgtagccagtgactgatgctgcatactcctccaaatcaacagaatcgccttcagtagcagcctccctaaacatgtcccatgcagtgcactcaaaacagtcctgaagggcagagatggagcctgccggccaggttttcacctgcttctgaactggtctgaactggaatttagggagcactgacttgagatttgcgtggttgaaatctccggcgataataaacagtccgtctgggtgtttgttctgcagatcgctgatagtccgatagagttcacacagagcctctttagcattagcaccaatgctagcgctgggtgggatgtaaacagcagctattagcacggcggagaactcccgtactaaataaaaaggccTGCACTTGACTAtgaggaactccaccagcggagagcagtgtttagcgacagtcacagcgttgttacaccattccgtgttgatgtaaacacacacgcctccaccgcgggtcttcccaggtagagccgcgctcctatccgctctgagcgcggttagcccggctagctgaatggcgctgtccggaatgttgtcgttcagccacgattccacaaaaaccaaaacacagcagtctctgacctcacgctgggtagttcgctggagtcggatgtagtccagtttattgtcgagggaacagacgtttgccagaaagagcgatggtatagctatgtatacaagttcaaggacaaacatggttatataagtatataaagtaaattttggctctactcattattagtcttacaatatgagtaaaaGGGTtgtgttcactgagtgacacaaaCAACTTAcccttggtcttgccatgtgggcagaaaatgtccttgtgatgtaacttcctttgtgccaatagacaaatatttttaactctttctctgcccggtaaaattccttatggtaacagggttgcacgcatgttgtgggacacaacttaatagcataaaaactgtaacatgcaatacaatgtagaccaaagaagttgttttcataagtaaaggagatgcatatcaataatatacaagaggaaggaatttatttagagcttattttcattgttaaatttgccaaaggagttggtcacccaatgtgttgttcctttgtttagtctgatgctaTTTCATCATAAAGCAATACATGCTGGacacataaagaaaaaataaaatacaccttgaaatgtaatcaaggcacagctgtattgctgtattgtactttaaacataaactcctcctttaaatgtaatactCACGGATGTGAGGAAAATGTGCCACAATGAAAAGCGATAGCTCCAGTGCGCTGCTTTAATGTCACCCAACCTCTGAACAGAAAAAACATTGTGTGtggatttgtatttaaagaaagaaacactgaatttgtgtcagaattgcacttaaaatgcaattacctcaactgcattgtattccactgtgtggcgctgcaAACTAGTAAAGCAATAACGATTGCATTCCCTCTAACTGCAGCGCTGTAAGagtgtcaaaattaaatccaatCATTGTCCAATCAAAACGCTCTCCACAATTTGGGGAGGGGAGACACCAGTCAGAAGCAGACGCTCGGAGTTGTACCAGAAGAAAAGTCTTTCCGCGACAggataaaagaggaaataaaaattttatttaacatattGAAGCTGGGGCAGTTACAGACGACTATGTGCTGCTCAGAGTGGAGTGGAGTTTAGAGAAGACGGTAATGTTCCCACATTTAGCGAAAAAGACTTCCACGAAACGTCAAACAATGCGCTAAGGCATGTTCTGAAACAAATCCAGCAGTCCAAccatagatatatacacacacacacattttttaataaagaacttgaatgtgaattagttcacagtatgtgtcttgaacggcagacatcactgtaaatgaatgtTGGCTAGTTATTAACATACTGGCAATGACGCGAAGAGCGcagagcaacgacgcggagagcgcggagcaacgacacggagagcgcggagcaatgacgcggagagcgcagagcaacgacgcggagagcgtgGAGCGCGGAGCAACGATGTGGAGAGCGTCGAGCGCAGAGCAACGGCACAAAGAGGACCATATCTGGCCTGAGACTAGTGTTGGCTATCTCTTACGGGAATTTAAGCCGCTTCCTCAGGTCTGCCTGCATCTCCCAGTCATTCGCTGTAGACAGGATACCCTTGTTCCTCCTTAATGTGGCTGCGCTCTCACCTGGCCTGACAAAATTTACAAGGTGGGGCCCCGGTGGAAATATCTTTTGGCTTTCTCCTTGCCTGCTCGACCCCATCTGCCAACTTACCAAGATTTTATCGTGCCACCACCGGAACTTCCCGTCAAGTTGAGAGAACATGCTCCAGTTTAGTTGGTTTCCCACAGAGCTTACAGCTGGGGTTCTCTGCCAAACCCTATGTATGGAGCTTTGTAGGAGTTGGAAGAACATCATAGACTGAGCACAGCAGGAATTTATTCGATGTCCCTCCATGTTCCAGATGTCCTGCCAGGTCACAATCCTTTCTCTTGCTCCCTCCCACCTTGTCCAGCTGACAGTCTACAACTGATGTTACAGGCAGCTGTAACTTGCTGCCTGTGCTATACAGTCCAATGGAGCTAAAGCTTCTTGGGATGCCCAACCACCTCCTTAGGTAGGTAGTAATTATTCTCTCCAGTGCCTCGACCGTGGAAACAGTTACTTCGTAGACAAGCAGTGGCCACAACCGCCTAGGGAGTACCCCATGCTGGTACCCCCAGGCTTTGTACTTGTTGGGTAAACCGCTTTTGTTCAGGGTTGTCATCCAGATGTCTGTTTGACTAAGCATCTCCCTCATGCTCTGCTTGTCATTAAGGTCTGCCCTGTACCATTTCCCTAAGCTCTTCACTGGCCTCTCCTTTACTGTCAGGATCATGTTGTCTTTGATCTTAAAGCGGAACCGGTCCTGGACACGTCCTTTCCTCAATATCAGACTTCTGGACTTTTCAGGTTTAAACTCCATCCGTGCCCAATCTCTTTGCATCTTCTATGATTTTGCTAGTTATGCTGGTGTGCTTGAGACACTCCACCCTTTTGGATTGATGTATCTATATACTCATTGTCCAACATAAAAGTTGTCACCCTCTTGGCCAGAATCCCGAGGAAGATCTTGCCTTCGATGTTTAGGAGTGAAATTGTCTGGAATTGCTTGATACCTACAGAGTCTTCTTCCTTAGGAAAAAAGCATCCCTCTGCCACCAGCCAGCTGTCAGCAAGGAAATTCTTCCTCCATGCCACTCTTAGTAACCTCCAGAGTCGTCTTCTAAGCTTCTCATAGTTTTTGTATACTTTAAATGGAATGCCGTTAGGCCCTGGGGCTGATCTTGCTCTGCTCTTTCTAATAAAATTTTTTAACTTCCTGCCAACTCGGTTCTTCAGTTCTGAAACAAATGTGTGGTTTGGCTGGTTTTATTAGCTTCTCCATGTCTCCCAAGGTCTCTTCTCTTCTGGGGTCACTGTAAACGTGGTGGAGGTATTCCTCTACCTCCTCCTTTGTTGCCTGCAGCTCCATAGATCTTTTTTCCCCCAGAAGTTTTCCCAGATATTTAAATGGGTTCTTGGGGAAGTCTGTCCTTTCCTTCACCTGCTGCTTCCTGTCCCTCCGATGACATTCAGCTCTTTGCAAGGTTTTATTATGCTC encodes:
- the LOC111188557 gene encoding probable RNA-directed DNA polymerase from transposon BS is translated as MFVLELVYIAIPSLFLANVCSLDNKLDYIRLQRTTQREVRDCCVLVFVESWLNDNIPDSAIQLAGLTALRADRSAALPGKTRGGGVCVYINTEWCNNAVTVAKHCSPLVEFLIVKCRPFYLVREFSAVLIAAVYIPPSASIGANAKEALCELYRTISDLQNKHPDGLFIIAGDFNHANLKSVLPKFQFRPVQKQVKTWPAGSISALQDCFECTAWDMFREAATEGDSVDLEEYAASVTGYISKCIDDVTVSKTITTRPNQKPWMTAEVRALLRTCDSAFRVGDKVALRKERADLSRAIREAKRAHTQRIHSHFKDTGDVRRMWQGIQAITNYRTMPPSCERDASLPDALNNFYARFEAQNNTLLRKTMPKPDEQVLCLTAVDVRNTLRRVNPRKAAGPDSIPGRVLRECADQLTDVLTDIFNISLCSATVPTCLKSTTIVPVPKKSTVSCLKDYRPVALTPIIMKCFERLVMRNIKTQLPSSLDALQFAYRPNRSTDDAITTTLHLSLTHLEKDTYVRMLFIDFSSAFNTIIPQNLIRKLSSLGLNTPLCNWILDFLTGRPQSVRFGGSTSSTITLNTGAPQGSVLSPLLFTLLTHDCAAKHSSNSFIKFADDTTVLGLITKGDESAYREEVQRLTDWCTVNNLHLNVDKTKEMVVDFRSAQHTHSPLNIDGSSVEIFKSTKFLGVHLADNLTWTLNTSSTAKKAQQRLYFLRKLRKAHLPPPILTLFYRGTIESILSSCITAWFGTCTVSDRKTLQRIVRTAERIIGVSLPSITDIYTTRSIRKATSIVNDPTHPSHKLFSLLPSGRRYRSIRSSTTRFCNSFYPQAIRLLNCRD